In Verrucomicrobiota bacterium, the genomic window TGATCGTTGGTAGACAGGTCGAATCCGAGAAGGCCTGCCTTGACGACAGGCCGAATTCAATCACCAAGGCCCTTGCAGGCAAGGAATCCAGGAGAACCAAAGCAATGAAGATCTTTGTAGGCAACCTGAGCTACACGACGGATGATGAAGCACTCCGCCAGCTCTTCGAGCCGCACGGCGAAGTCACGTCCGTCAGCGTCATCAAGGACCGCGACACGGGCCGCTCGCGCGGCTTCGCGTTCGTCGAGATGCCCAACAGCCAGGAAGGCCGCGCGGCGATTGCAGCCGTCAACGGCGTC contains:
- a CDS encoding RNA-binding protein; the encoded protein is MKIFVGNLSYTTDDEALRQLFEPHGEVTSVSVIKDRDTGRSRGFAFVEMPNSQEGRAAIAAVNGV